A window from Humidesulfovibrio mexicanus encodes these proteins:
- a CDS encoding glutaminyl-peptide cyclotransferase, protein MLRRAALAAALASCLFGGLVPVHAARAASAAPVQAVQELARQPHDPAAFTQGLAFDRGQLVESTGLYGQSSLRRVAPATGRVLARHKLPPELFGEGLTLCPGTPRRLCQLTWREGLILTYDADSLGPLSRHALRGQGWGLAWQGDALALSDGSATLRFLDARSLAETGRTLAVRDGGRPVPRLNELEWVNGWLLANVWLKDRIAVIRPDTGQVALWLDLSALRRALSPGAEAANGIAFDPDGDGGRGALYLTGKRWDTMFVARLPELLTRPPAPRP, encoded by the coding sequence GTGCTGAGGCGAGCGGCCCTGGCGGCAGCGCTGGCGAGCTGCCTTTTCGGCGGGCTGGTGCCCGTGCACGCCGCCCGCGCCGCAAGCGCCGCCCCTGTCCAGGCCGTCCAGGAGCTTGCCCGCCAGCCCCACGACCCCGCAGCCTTCACCCAGGGCCTGGCCTTCGATCGGGGCCAGCTCGTCGAAAGCACCGGCCTCTACGGCCAGTCCAGCCTGCGCCGGGTCGCCCCGGCCACGGGCCGCGTGCTTGCGCGGCACAAACTGCCGCCAGAGCTCTTCGGCGAAGGCCTGACCCTGTGCCCCGGCACGCCCCGGCGGCTCTGCCAGCTCACCTGGCGCGAGGGGCTTATTCTGACCTACGACGCCGACAGTCTCGGGCCGCTCTCCCGCCACGCCCTGCGCGGCCAGGGCTGGGGCTTGGCCTGGCAGGGCGATGCATTGGCCCTGAGCGACGGTTCGGCCACCCTGCGCTTCCTGGACGCGCGCAGCCTGGCCGAAACCGGCCGCACCCTGGCCGTACGCGACGGCGGCAGGCCCGTGCCCCGGCTGAACGAGCTGGAATGGGTCAACGGCTGGCTTCTGGCCAATGTCTGGCTCAAGGACCGCATCGCGGTCATCCGGCCGGACACGGGCCAGGTGGCCCTGTGGCTGGACCTTTCGGCCCTGCGCCGCGCGCTGTCTCCCGGGGCCGAGGCCGCCAACGGCATCGCCTTCGACCCGGACGGCGACGGGGGACGCGGGGCGCTCTACCTCACGGGCAAACGCTGGGACACGATGTTCGTGGCGCGGCTGCCGGAACTCCTCACACGGCCGCCCGCCCCCCGGCCGTGA
- a CDS encoding prepilin-type N-terminal cleavage/methylation domain-containing protein, translating into MTNRRAHGFTMVEVIVIIVVAGFLGVLTLNLMGTQMLRSASPLKTTADTARAETAMEAVVAYYTQAVNSGTSGALDAVQAQYPDNATFTATRGTFNGVDALTVTVTEGGVSLTNILTQARTSSADNATNF; encoded by the coding sequence ATGACCAACAGGCGCGCGCACGGCTTCACCATGGTGGAGGTCATCGTCATCATCGTGGTGGCGGGCTTTCTGGGCGTGCTGACGTTGAACCTCATGGGCACGCAGATGCTGCGCAGCGCTTCGCCCCTCAAGACCACGGCGGACACGGCACGGGCCGAGACCGCCATGGAGGCCGTGGTGGCCTACTACACCCAGGCGGTGAACAGCGGCACCTCCGGCGCGCTGGACGCGGTGCAGGCCCAGTACCCGGACAACGCCACCTTCACGGCCACGCGCGGAACCTTCAACGGGGTGGACGCCCTCACCGTCACCGTCACCGAGGGCGGCGTGAGCCTGACCAACATCCTCACCCAGGCGCGCACCAGCAGCGCCGACAACGCCACCAACTTCTAG
- a CDS encoding type II secretion system protein → MRAEHGFTLIELIAVAVLLGFVAVFAGLFVSTGARGTLAARQAEENAQKGQIALARIALELRDASGGPSGGAPLVSATSIQYTTSQALLPGERTLAFDAGGARLTLTPQSGGTAQTLVDGVTACTMGFSGTGADHNVVFTVSFTLNGMAQPFSITVKPRNAVSTPVGS, encoded by the coding sequence ATGCGCGCAGAACACGGATTCACCCTCATCGAGCTCATCGCCGTGGCGGTGCTGCTGGGGTTTGTGGCCGTGTTCGCGGGGCTGTTCGTCAGCACGGGGGCGCGCGGCACCCTCGCCGCCCGCCAGGCCGAGGAAAACGCGCAAAAAGGCCAGATCGCCCTGGCGCGCATCGCCCTGGAACTGCGCGACGCAAGCGGCGGCCCGTCCGGCGGCGCGCCGCTGGTCAGCGCCACAAGCATCCAGTACACCACAAGCCAGGCCCTGCTGCCCGGCGAGCGCACCCTGGCCTTTGACGCGGGCGGCGCACGCCTGACCCTGACCCCGCAAAGCGGCGGCACGGCGCAGACCCTGGTGGACGGCGTCACCGCCTGCACCATGGGCTTCAGCGGCACCGGGGCGGACCACAACGTGGTCTTCACCGTCAGCTTCACCTTGAACGGCATGGCCCAGCCCTTCAGCATCACGGTGAAGCCGAGAAACGCCGTCAGCACCCCGGTCGGCAGCTAG
- a CDS encoding prepilin-type N-terminal cleavage/methylation domain-containing protein — MTKAQQNRGSARAHHHTRPGAGFTLIEVIVVILIIGILSAVMVSKGGLMGADLPARTSEVRAQLRYLQLTAMKNGTSNLALTCDGADYWAFNTASPGTKLPLPGETARTVSLADKKMTMSAFTISFDAFGIPYSGDVPVKLSSAAAITIGAGGQSGQLTVTPETGFAP, encoded by the coding sequence ATGACCAAGGCGCAACAGAACCGCGGCAGCGCCCGCGCGCATCACCACACGAGACCCGGCGCGGGCTTCACCCTCATCGAGGTCATCGTCGTCATCCTGATCATCGGCATCCTCTCGGCGGTGATGGTCTCCAAGGGGGGGCTCATGGGCGCGGATCTCCCCGCCCGCACGAGCGAGGTGCGCGCGCAGTTGCGCTATTTACAGCTTACAGCCATGAAAAACGGGACCAGCAACCTCGCCCTTACGTGCGACGGCGCCGACTACTGGGCCTTCAACACCGCCAGTCCCGGCACCAAGCTGCCCCTGCCGGGCGAGACAGCGCGGACCGTCTCCCTTGCGGACAAAAAAATGACCATGAGCGCCTTCACCATTTCCTTCGACGCCTTCGGCATCCCCTACAGCGGCGACGTTCCGGTGAAGCTCTCCAGCGCCGCGGCCATAACCATCGGCGCGGGCGGGCAAAGCGGCCAGCTCACGGTGACGCCGGAAACGGGCTTCGCGCCCTAG
- a CDS encoding NupC/NupG family nucleoside CNT transporter, translating to MIHSALGLVCLLVLAWLLGEKRPWPLSRLPWRMVLGGLGLQFLIAGFVLKVPALKALFMGLNALVQAAETATRAGTAFVFGFVGGGPAPFAVSNPSAGFSLAFQALPLVIVIAALSALLFHWGILQRVVRLFSLLLEKTMGLGGALGVGAAGCIFLGMIESPLLIRPYLAVMTRSELFALMATGLSCIAGTMLMLYAAVLAPVIPDALGHILAASIIHAPAALLVASVMLPEDAAPTLGREMPKSAAANSVDALCRGTWEGLQLFWNIVAMLIVFVALVKLANLGLALMPDVAGAPLTLERALGAALAPVAWLIGVPWAEAHTAGALIGTKIILNEFLAFMDMAALPPEALSAHSRLILTYAMCSFANFGSVGILIAGLGTLCPERRSEITAMSLRALAAGVIASLMTGTVVGILGSM from the coding sequence ATGATCCACAGCGCCCTGGGGCTTGTGTGTCTCCTTGTTTTGGCCTGGCTTTTGGGGGAGAAGCGCCCCTGGCCCCTTTCGCGCCTGCCCTGGCGCATGGTGCTGGGCGGCCTGGGGCTCCAGTTCCTCATCGCGGGCTTTGTGCTCAAGGTGCCCGCCTTGAAAGCCCTGTTCATGGGGTTGAACGCCCTGGTCCAGGCGGCGGAGACGGCAACCCGCGCGGGCACGGCCTTCGTGTTCGGATTCGTGGGCGGCGGCCCGGCTCCCTTTGCGGTCTCCAATCCTTCCGCCGGGTTCAGCCTGGCCTTCCAGGCCTTGCCCCTGGTCATCGTCATCGCGGCGCTCTCCGCGCTGTTGTTCCACTGGGGAATCCTGCAGCGCGTGGTGCGCCTGTTCTCCCTGCTGCTGGAGAAGACCATGGGCCTGGGCGGGGCGCTGGGCGTGGGCGCGGCGGGCTGCATCTTTCTCGGCATGATCGAGTCGCCGCTGCTTATCCGGCCATATTTGGCCGTAATGACCAGAAGCGAGCTCTTCGCCCTCATGGCCACGGGCCTCAGCTGCATCGCGGGCACCATGCTCATGCTCTACGCCGCCGTGCTCGCCCCGGTGATTCCCGACGCCCTGGGCCACATCCTTGCGGCCAGCATCATCCACGCCCCGGCTGCGCTGCTGGTGGCCTCGGTCATGCTGCCGGAGGACGCCGCCCCCACCCTGGGCCGCGAGATGCCGAAAAGCGCCGCCGCGAACAGCGTGGACGCCCTGTGCCGGGGCACCTGGGAGGGCTTGCAGCTTTTCTGGAACATCGTGGCCATGCTCATCGTGTTCGTGGCGTTGGTGAAGCTGGCCAACCTGGGCCTGGCGCTCATGCCGGATGTGGCCGGCGCGCCGCTGACCCTGGAGCGGGCGCTGGGCGCGGCGCTGGCCCCCGTGGCCTGGCTCATCGGCGTGCCCTGGGCCGAGGCCCACACCGCGGGGGCGCTCATCGGCACCAAGATCATCTTGAACGAGTTCCTGGCCTTCATGGACATGGCCGCCCTGCCGCCGGAGGCCCTCTCCGCCCATTCGCGCCTCATTCTGACCTACGCCATGTGCAGCTTCGCCAACTTCGGCAGCGTGGGCATCCTCATTGCGGGGCTGGGCACCCTGTGCCCGGAGCGCCGCAGCGAGATCACGGCCATGAGCCTGCGCGCGCTGGCCGCCGGGGTCATCGCCTCGCTCATGACCGGAACGGTTGTGGGGATCCTCGGGTCCATGTAG
- a CDS encoding EF-hand domain-containing protein: MPRTASAASTSVHGLTLLAALLFGATALAQTAATTGPAAVLPAFHEVDADKSGRVSVEEIMAYARKKKEEAQPFAIKDVDRDGDGMVTQEELTRAGIHGLEGFGTIKASDLDRNGDGYVSHKDLEDYLNQKHREAYLQADTDGDGSLRQSEFVLFRFK; this comes from the coding sequence ATGCCCCGCACCGCATCCGCCGCGTCCACGTCCGTGCACGGCTTGACGCTTTTGGCCGCCCTGTTGTTTGGCGCCACGGCCCTGGCCCAGACGGCCGCCACCACAGGCCCGGCCGCCGTGCTGCCCGCCTTCCACGAGGTGGACGCCGACAAGAGCGGCCGCGTGAGCGTGGAGGAGATCATGGCCTACGCGCGAAAGAAGAAGGAGGAGGCCCAGCCCTTCGCCATCAAGGACGTGGACCGCGACGGCGACGGCATGGTGACCCAGGAGGAGCTGACCCGTGCGGGCATCCACGGGCTGGAGGGCTTCGGCACGATCAAGGCCAGCGATCTGGACCGGAACGGCGACGGCTATGTGAGCCATAAGGACCTTGAGGACTACCTGAACCAGAAGCATCGCGAGGCGTACCTGCAAGCCGACACGGACGGGGACGGCTCGCTCCGGCAGTCGGAATTCGTGCTGTTCCGCTTCAAGTAG
- a CDS encoding chemotaxis protein CheD: protein MPRSPCHDRPDLPLGHVSIGDCAFAPRPMLLTTVLGSCVCATFHHPGRRAGGMFHAMLPDRGMRKNTERTPVCTFADLAVEAMVERFRAAGMAPDELVVKLFGGANTMEAAGRSELNDMLDVGAKNVRTALAALAAHGLAPTVSDVLGPHGRKLYFATATGEVWLSYLTPELARKYLAERKRC from the coding sequence ATGCCCCGCTCGCCCTGCCACGACCGCCCGGACCTGCCCCTGGGGCATGTCAGCATCGGCGACTGCGCCTTCGCGCCTCGGCCCATGCTGCTCACCACGGTGCTGGGCAGTTGCGTGTGCGCCACCTTCCACCATCCGGGCAGGCGCGCGGGCGGCATGTTCCACGCCATGCTGCCGGACCGTGGAATGCGCAAAAACACGGAGCGCACCCCGGTCTGCACCTTCGCCGACCTGGCCGTGGAGGCCATGGTGGAGCGCTTTCGCGCAGCGGGAATGGCCCCGGACGAGCTGGTGGTGAAACTTTTCGGCGGGGCCAACACCATGGAGGCCGCCGGGCGTTCGGAACTGAACGACATGCTGGACGTGGGAGCCAAGAACGTGCGCACGGCCCTGGCCGCCCTGGCCGCTCACGGGCTTGCCCCGACGGTCAGCGACGTGCTGGGCCCCCATGGCCGCAAGCTGTATTTCGCCACGGCCACGGGCGAGGTGTGGCTGAGCTACCTGACCCCGGAGCTGGCCCGCAAATACCTGGCGGAGCGCAAGCGGTGCTGA
- the bamE gene encoding outer membrane protein assembly factor BamE domain-containing protein — MRAERLPGLFGKIPASEPNLEDMHEIEGWCYTSATPSDKTAVLFISDLDGFVSTIAVVSDVAFIRQPSLCARTPRVHAGLATVSGIRLGMSRTQVRSILGRPMAADSWRDGIESVKREPLTPALNRRLGWEGNRATHRTRLQKVVVWYEKDRVIGFEAEEFSQEGSSPELTGVSNKTSE; from the coding sequence GTGAGAGCGGAACGCCTGCCCGGACTCTTCGGCAAGATCCCGGCGTCGGAGCCCAACCTGGAGGACATGCACGAAATCGAAGGCTGGTGCTATACCAGCGCCACACCCAGCGACAAAACAGCGGTGCTTTTCATCAGCGATCTCGACGGATTCGTGTCCACCATCGCCGTGGTCTCGGACGTGGCGTTCATCCGCCAGCCGAGCCTGTGCGCCCGCACTCCGCGGGTGCACGCCGGGCTGGCCACGGTAAGCGGGATCAGGCTGGGCATGAGCCGCACACAGGTGCGGAGCATCCTGGGCAGGCCAATGGCGGCAGACTCCTGGCGCGACGGCATCGAGAGCGTGAAGCGGGAGCCGCTCACCCCGGCGCTCAATCGCAGGCTGGGCTGGGAAGGGAATCGCGCGACCCACCGCACGCGTCTCCAAAAGGTTGTAGTCTGGTACGAGAAGGACAGGGTCATCGGCTTTGAGGCGGAGGAGTTCAGCCAGGAAGGTTCGTCGCCGGAGCTCACGGGCGTGAGCAACAAGACAAGCGAGTAA
- the lgt gene encoding prolipoprotein diacylglyceryl transferase, with protein MLTYPVFDPVAVQIGPVAARWYGLMYAVGFALAWWLGRVRAARPGSGWTAVHVDDLITWLVAGVVLGGRLGYVIFYDPAYYLANPLEIASIWRGGMSFHGGVAGVVLVCWLYGRSIGKGLLEVGDLIAPLVPPGLFAGRMGNFINGELWGRVTDVPWAMVFPTGGPLPRHPSQLYEAALEGLVLFAVLWVYALKPRPRGAVGGLFLLGYGLARFFVEFFRQPDAQLGFVAFDFLSMGQLLCLPMILLGAWLMLRHRFTAGGRAAV; from the coding sequence ATGCTCACCTATCCCGTTTTCGATCCCGTGGCCGTGCAGATTGGCCCGGTGGCCGCCCGTTGGTACGGGCTCATGTACGCGGTGGGCTTCGCCCTGGCCTGGTGGCTGGGACGCGTGCGGGCAGCGCGCCCCGGTTCGGGCTGGACCGCGGTCCATGTGGACGACCTCATCACCTGGTTGGTGGCGGGCGTGGTGCTGGGCGGCAGGCTTGGCTACGTCATCTTTTATGACCCCGCCTACTACCTGGCCAACCCGTTGGAGATTGCGTCCATCTGGCGCGGCGGCATGAGCTTCCACGGCGGCGTGGCCGGGGTGGTGCTGGTGTGCTGGCTGTACGGCAGAAGCATCGGCAAGGGGCTGCTGGAGGTGGGCGACCTCATCGCTCCGCTGGTGCCGCCGGGACTCTTTGCCGGGCGCATGGGCAACTTCATCAACGGCGAGCTTTGGGGCCGGGTGACCGACGTGCCCTGGGCCATGGTGTTTCCCACGGGCGGGCCGCTGCCCCGGCACCCCTCGCAGCTCTACGAGGCCGCCCTGGAGGGGCTGGTCCTTTTCGCCGTGCTTTGGGTGTATGCCCTGAAGCCAAGGCCGCGCGGGGCCGTGGGCGGTCTGTTTCTGCTGGGCTACGGCCTGGCGCGTTTTTTTGTGGAGTTCTTCCGCCAGCCGGACGCCCAGCTGGGGTTCGTGGCCTTTGATTTCCTCAGCATGGGGCAGCTGTTGTGCCTGCCCATGATTCTGCTTGGCGCGTGGCTCATGCTGCGCCACCGCTTCACGGCCGGGGGGCGGGCGGCCGTGTGA
- a CDS encoding nitroreductase family protein: MSAEHIVIDLSLCNRDGLCISECPAFLLTRGADKFPVVAQNAAERCIMCGHCVAVCPTGALTLAGRGAADLTPIDPALAVSPEAAEQFMRTRRSVRRFRSKPVERELVRRIIDTARYAPSGVNTQPVNWIVAEDPDLLVALVDLTAKSLRRLPYFMPYLDAWDKGVDLILRGAPQVVVAHAPKGGMDNTSNCIIALAHFELAAHALGLGTCWAGLFTMAASRSKAIASALCIPESHKIYGALMLGRPKYGFQRLPERRRPPVRFL, from the coding sequence ATGTCTGCGGAACACATCGTCATCGACCTTTCCCTGTGCAACAGGGACGGCCTGTGCATCAGCGAATGCCCGGCCTTTCTCCTTACGCGCGGCGCGGACAAGTTCCCCGTGGTGGCGCAGAACGCGGCCGAGCGCTGCATCATGTGCGGGCACTGCGTGGCCGTGTGTCCCACCGGGGCGCTCACTCTGGCGGGCCGCGGCGCGGCCGACCTCACGCCCATCGATCCCGCGCTGGCCGTGAGCCCGGAGGCGGCCGAGCAGTTCATGCGCACGCGCCGCAGCGTGCGCCGCTTCCGCTCAAAGCCCGTGGAGCGGGAATTGGTGCGCCGCATCATCGACACCGCGCGCTACGCGCCCAGCGGCGTGAACACCCAGCCGGTGAACTGGATCGTGGCCGAGGACCCGGACCTGCTGGTGGCCCTGGTGGACCTGACGGCCAAGTCGCTCAGGCGTTTGCCCTATTTCATGCCCTACCTGGATGCCTGGGACAAGGGCGTGGACCTGATTTTGCGCGGCGCGCCCCAGGTGGTGGTGGCCCACGCGCCCAAGGGCGGCATGGACAACACCAGCAACTGCATCATCGCGCTCGCGCACTTCGAACTGGCCGCCCACGCCCTGGGCCTGGGCACGTGTTGGGCCGGGCTGTTCACCATGGCCGCCTCGCGCAGCAAGGCCATCGCTTCGGCCCTGTGCATCCCCGAGTCCCACAAGATCTACGGCGCGCTCATGCTGGGCCGCCCCAAGTACGGCTTCCAGCGCCTGCCGGAGCGCAGGCGTCCGCCCGTGCGCTTCCTCTAA
- a CDS encoding tlde1 domain-containing protein, which translates to METAGQRKHITTWVNADGRHAAASISTKPGAGGDEQPFNAEDGRYMAFTVGADGGISGRNEVRGKVSPPQKDKYPPPPPASKEPHLVYSQKSGELRDADGRLMDKGHSGYEDYRDRPEFEDKKNRGVIPRGNYKVTEVIEDTRNTDREKKGQHILRLEPADAETRQRLKEMNRDGFWIHSGESPRASQGCILTKETTRRRIPLGSILRVTL; encoded by the coding sequence ATGGAAACAGCAGGCCAAAGAAAGCACATCACGACCTGGGTAAACGCGGACGGCAGGCATGCAGCCGCAAGCATCAGCACCAAGCCCGGCGCTGGCGGCGATGAGCAGCCCTTCAACGCGGAAGACGGGCGCTACATGGCGTTCACGGTGGGCGCAGACGGCGGCATTTCCGGCAGAAACGAAGTGCGCGGCAAGGTTTCGCCGCCGCAGAAGGACAAATACCCGCCGCCGCCCCCGGCGTCCAAGGAGCCGCATTTGGTGTACAGCCAGAAGTCCGGGGAGCTGCGCGATGCTGATGGCCGCCTCATGGACAAGGGACATTCCGGCTATGAAGACTACCGAGACAGGCCGGAGTTCGAAGACAAGAAGAACCGGGGCGTCATCCCGCGCGGGAACTACAAGGTCACGGAAGTGATCGAGGACACGAGAAATACTGACAGGGAAAAGAAAGGCCAGCACATTCTGCGCCTGGAGCCTGCGGATGCGGAAACCCGGCAGCGCCTCAAGGAGATGAACCGTGACGGATTCTGGATACATAGCGGAGAGTCGCCAAGGGCCTCGCAGGGCTGCATCCTCACGAAAGAAACAACGCGCAGGCGCATTCCCCTGGGGTCGATCCTGCGCGTCACGCTTTAG
- a CDS encoding LamG domain-containing protein — MRHHTRHTTLRPRQGGSIVVYLIIALAAFGVLAMAGGTRFGSAVTSVFSPNCATNARYMAESGLRYAMARLRDCADEACVTSAVSAMNGQSYTVDAGKGLSFSLAVTYDAGTKTAQVTSTGNGCTNITGVTASSASSVYLSKIAGTSGDIDFSDLGDDFTITTPTGGSSPISVDATGKLVFLGVLGDTYNSAAIWYTSNNTYCTEGVCTMDYGLRAYFEAQWDTASVADGIVFGIKSALTNVALSAGGDPYKDMGEVMGWAGPGPQSLGYDGIKPPKIGLELDTWRNNDGSTIYNADSRADKNYYNSSTGNRDSDHMAYVFWGSTSSVRVWDGWGRFWTATYDDNRHAESFTDNDAGDDGSTEPRSYHDLDGSGDGRWGYYYKKTDRTWLRNGTKYLVRFELSRLPSYPNAQGNYPYLLKTWVRTGTQTADYSNVNADYTAGPPDMYRAIFLSPAMHANLSKIMLGFTEATGSRTQKVTVSGLKASFRQTQETPVMPTDHVAYFPMSEGSGTTLSDANGTTATLYNGPTWLTGCAKCPALNFDGNNDVAFAPSSPATAPGESGTVSAWYSIPTLPGAYAGLVHKGERDDFHDESYSLQMYGYGVMALVVRQSNSRTVMVQTNVTAGTGWHHVAATWTPSELLIYIDGELKGRTENTNGYAARASSGGLVIGAQAFDTADESADYVFKGRLSRVAIYNRALSPLEVARMAVAP, encoded by the coding sequence ATGCGGCACCACACGCGGCACACCACTCTTCGCCCCCGTCAGGGCGGCAGCATCGTGGTCTACCTGATCATCGCCCTGGCGGCCTTCGGCGTGCTGGCCATGGCCGGGGGAACGCGCTTCGGCTCCGCGGTGACCAGCGTGTTCTCGCCCAATTGCGCCACCAACGCCCGGTACATGGCTGAAAGCGGCCTGCGCTACGCCATGGCGCGCCTGCGCGACTGCGCCGACGAAGCCTGCGTCACAAGCGCGGTGTCCGCCATGAACGGCCAAAGCTACACGGTTGACGCGGGCAAGGGCCTCAGCTTCTCGCTCGCCGTGACCTACGACGCCGGGACCAAGACCGCCCAGGTCACCAGCACGGGCAACGGCTGCACCAACATCACCGGCGTCACGGCAAGCTCGGCCTCAAGCGTGTATCTCTCCAAAATCGCCGGAACCAGCGGCGACATCGACTTTTCCGACCTGGGCGACGACTTCACCATCACCACGCCCACGGGCGGCTCAAGCCCCATCAGCGTGGACGCCACGGGCAAGCTGGTGTTTTTGGGCGTCCTCGGCGACACCTACAACTCCGCCGCCATCTGGTACACCAGCAACAACACCTACTGCACCGAGGGCGTGTGCACCATGGACTACGGCCTGCGGGCCTACTTCGAGGCCCAGTGGGACACCGCCTCCGTGGCCGACGGCATCGTCTTCGGCATCAAGAGCGCGCTGACCAACGTCGCCCTCTCCGCGGGCGGCGACCCCTACAAGGACATGGGCGAGGTCATGGGCTGGGCCGGGCCCGGGCCGCAAAGCCTGGGCTACGACGGCATCAAGCCGCCAAAGATCGGCCTGGAGCTGGACACCTGGCGCAACAACGACGGCTCCACCATCTACAACGCCGACAGCCGCGCGGACAAAAACTACTACAACTCCAGCACCGGCAACCGCGACTCCGACCACATGGCCTACGTGTTCTGGGGCAGCACCAGTTCCGTGCGGGTGTGGGACGGCTGGGGGCGCTTCTGGACAGCCACCTACGACGACAACCGCCACGCGGAGTCCTTCACCGACAACGACGCGGGAGACGACGGCAGCACCGAGCCCAGGAGCTACCACGATTTGGACGGCAGCGGCGACGGGCGCTGGGGCTACTATTACAAGAAGACCGACCGCACCTGGCTGCGCAACGGCACCAAGTACCTCGTGCGCTTCGAACTCTCGCGCCTGCCAAGCTACCCGAACGCCCAGGGCAACTACCCCTATCTGCTCAAGACTTGGGTGCGCACCGGCACGCAAACCGCCGACTACAGCAACGTCAACGCCGACTACACGGCCGGGCCGCCGGACATGTACCGGGCCATCTTCCTCTCCCCGGCCATGCACGCCAACCTGTCCAAGATCATGCTCGGCTTCACCGAGGCCACAGGCTCGCGCACGCAGAAGGTCACGGTGTCCGGGCTCAAGGCCTCCTTCCGGCAAACCCAGGAAACGCCCGTCATGCCCACGGACCATGTGGCCTACTTCCCCATGAGCGAAGGCAGCGGCACGACCCTCTCCGACGCCAACGGCACCACGGCCACCCTGTACAACGGCCCGACATGGCTCACAGGCTGCGCAAAGTGCCCGGCCCTCAACTTCGACGGGAACAACGACGTGGCGTTCGCCCCTTCCTCGCCCGCCACGGCCCCCGGCGAAAGCGGAACCGTCAGCGCCTGGTATTCCATCCCCACACTGCCGGGCGCCTACGCCGGGCTTGTGCACAAGGGAGAGCGGGACGATTTCCACGACGAGTCCTATTCCCTGCAAATGTACGGTTACGGCGTCATGGCCCTGGTGGTGCGGCAAAGCAATTCCCGCACGGTCATGGTGCAAACAAACGTCACCGCCGGAACGGGCTGGCACCATGTGGCCGCCACCTGGACCCCCAGCGAGCTGCTCATCTACATCGACGGCGAGCTCAAGGGCCGCACCGAAAACACCAACGGCTACGCCGCGCGCGCCTCTTCGGGCGGTCTGGTCATCGGCGCGCAGGCCTTCGACACCGCGGACGAATCAGCAGACTACGTCTTCAAGGGCCGTCTGTCCCGGGTGGCCATCTACAACCGCGCCCTCAGCCCCCTTGAAGTGGCCAGAATGGCCGTGGCTCCCTAG